CCTGATACATGGAACTATATCTTCTACGAACAAAACGGCCATGACAAACCGATCCAGAAGAATTTGATCTTAACATTCAATCCACAAGCACAACTTGTGAGTATGAAAGGAGATTACAAACAAAGCCCTCAATTTTTAACACCAATTAATTAATGGTTTTGTTCTTGTCATAACAAAAAAGCTCGCCAATGCGAGCTTTTTTTATATTCAAACTTTAACTGTTAGTGCTTCTATTCAGCACTAAGTTTGGCTTGCTCAGCACGTTTACGACGGATCTCACGAGGATCTGCCACTAACGGACGATAGATCTCAATTCTATCCCCTTCTCTTGCTGTACTGTCTAATTTCACATTACGACTATATATCCCGACTTTATTTTTCTTTAAGTCAATCTCAGGATACATAGCTAAAATACCAGATTGTTCAATAATTTCCTGTATCGGCGTATCAGCAACAACAGCTAGCTTTAAAACTCGCTGTACATTGGGTAATGCGTAAACGACCTCAACATGGATTAGCGATTGATCAGAATGCATAAATTTCTTTTGCTCGTTGAGTGAACGCCTGAACCATATTACTGGTCAAGTCGCGGAAAATCTTACCAAAAGCCGCATCAATTAAGCTGCTGGTAAATTCAAATTCTAAATTCAATTCGATCTTACATGCCGTAGCGTCAAGCTCAGTAAAAGTCCAACCACCAACAAGTTTACGGAAAGGACCGTCTACTAGCTGCATGTTGATCTGATTAAAATCAACCAGCTTATTATGCGTCACAAATGTTTTACGGATGCCCGCTTTCGATACATCAACCGACGCCATCATATGATCTGATGAACATTCAATAATTTTACTGCCAGCACATCCCGGTAAGAACGCAGGATAGGATTCAACATCATTAACCAATTCAAACATTTGCTGGGCACTAAACGGAACAAGTGCAGAGCGACTAATCTGCGGCATAGCTTCTCCTTCATCGAACAGAATGCCCCTGCGACGCATTACAACTACGCAACAGAGACTCAACTATAATACCATTAGTCATCAATCTGCCAAAATAGCTATTGTTACCGCTAACAATTATGATAAGTTCAATAACTTATTCGACCATGCACAGCATTATTTGCTGCTGACTTGGGACAGCAACACTGACTTTAAGAGGTCATCATGGCTAAAAAACCAAACAAAAAGCCAGGCAGTAATACGATTGCCAAAAATAAAACTGCACGCTTTGAATTTGCAATTAATGACGAATACGAAGCAGGTATGCAACTTCAAGGTTGGGAAGTAAAAGCGATCCGTGACGGTAAAGTAAACATGACTGAGAGTTATGTCTTCTTACGTAATGGTGAAGCTTTTATCTCTGGTTTAACCATCACTCCACTGAAT
The sequence above is a segment of the Photobacterium leiognathi genome. Coding sequences within it:
- a CDS encoding SRPBCC family protein; protein product: MPQISRSALVPFSAQQMFELVNDVESYPAFLPGCAGSKIIECSSDHMMASVDVSKAGIRKTFVTHNKLVDFNQINMQLVDGPFRKLVGGWTFTELDATACKIELNLEFEFTSSLIDAAFGKIFRDLTSNMVQAFTQRAKEIYAF
- a CDS encoding RnfH family protein, which gives rise to MHSDQSLIHVEVVYALPNVQRVLKLAVVADTPIQEIIEQSGILAMYPEIDLKKNKVGIYSRNVKLDSTAREGDRIEIYRPLVADPREIRRKRAEQAKLSAE